One genomic segment of Caldimonas brevitalea includes these proteins:
- the gmhB gene encoding D-glycero-beta-D-manno-heptose 1,7-bisphosphate 7-phosphatase, whose protein sequence is MKLVILDRDGTLNEDRDDFVKSPDEWVPIPGALEAAARLFHAGWHLVVATNQSGLARGLFDMATLNAMHAKMNALFAPLGARIDAVFFCPHGPEDDCDCRKPRPGLFRQIAEHYRLDLHGVPMVGDTLRDLQAGAVLGCEPHLVLTGKAARLDAQGLAEIVQRVPGTAVHASLDAFADTLIGRTASATSQAPGGPT, encoded by the coding sequence ATGAAACTCGTGATACTCGACCGCGACGGCACCCTCAACGAGGACCGCGACGACTTCGTCAAGTCGCCTGACGAATGGGTGCCCATTCCCGGCGCGCTGGAGGCCGCGGCGCGACTGTTCCACGCCGGCTGGCACCTGGTGGTCGCAACCAACCAGTCCGGCCTGGCACGGGGCCTGTTCGACATGGCCACACTGAACGCCATGCATGCCAAGATGAACGCGCTGTTCGCGCCGCTCGGGGCGCGCATCGACGCGGTGTTCTTCTGCCCGCATGGCCCCGAAGACGATTGCGACTGCCGCAAGCCCCGCCCGGGACTGTTCCGCCAGATTGCCGAGCACTACCGCCTCGACCTGCACGGCGTGCCGATGGTGGGCGACACCTTGCGCGACCTGCAGGCCGGCGCCGTGCTCGGGTGCGAGCCGCACCTGGTGCTCACCGGCAAGGCCGCGCGCCTCGACGCGCAAGGCCTGGCCGAAATCGTCCAACGTGTGCCCGGCACCGCCGTGCATGCGAGTCTCGACGCCTTTGCCGACACCCTGATCGGGCGCACCGCGTCCGCCACTTCCCAGGCCCCCGGAGGCCCGACCTGA
- the glyS gene encoding glycine--tRNA ligase subunit beta gives MTDTNNLLVELFVEELPPKALKKLGEAFAGALADGLKAQGLAGSDSTVTPYASPRRLAAHITAVLARAADKPVQQKLMPVAVALDAQGAPTPALLKKLAALGADASVVPSLKRAVDGKAEALFLDSVQKGASLAEGLQKALEDALARLPIPKVMTYQLGDGWSSVNFVRPAHGLVALHGADVVPVSVLGLQSGRNTEGHRFEASVSPVVLEHADRYAAQLETGGAVIASFAARRGEIERQLAAAAEAVGGGVRPIDDDALLDEVTALVERPNVLVGQFEREFLDVPQECLILTMKANQKYFPLLDAAGKLTHRFLLVSNIRPDDPSAVVGGNERVVRPRLADAKFFYDQDRKKTLVSRIPGLAKVVYHGKLGTQGERVDRVSAIARAIGERLGGEVLATRAEQAAMLSKADLLTDMVGEFPELQGIMGGYYARHDGLDDEVAAAIEDHYKPRFAGDELPRHQIGVVVALADKLETLVGLFGIGQLPSGDKDPFALRRHALGVIRLLSEKQLPLALDALLTLAVQPFGDKLTHPVAPLSDFIYERLSGSLREQGYTAQEVDAVLALRPPHLADVPKRLQAVRAFASLPEAASLAAANKRVGNILKKADAVVVPQVDTSLLREAAEGALHEALQGVRPAADAAFERGDYATSLQTLAALKTPVDAFFDDVMVNAEDAALRANRLGLLALLHVAMNRVADLSKLAV, from the coding sequence ATGACAGACACCAACAACCTGCTCGTCGAACTGTTCGTCGAAGAGCTGCCGCCCAAGGCCCTGAAAAAGCTCGGCGAGGCCTTCGCCGGCGCGCTGGCCGACGGGCTCAAGGCCCAGGGTCTGGCCGGCAGCGACAGCACCGTCACGCCCTACGCCTCGCCGCGCCGCCTCGCCGCCCACATCACCGCGGTGCTGGCCCGCGCCGCCGACAAGCCGGTGCAGCAGAAGCTGATGCCGGTCGCGGTGGCGCTCGATGCGCAAGGCGCGCCGACGCCGGCACTGCTGAAGAAGCTGGCCGCGCTGGGAGCCGACGCCTCGGTGGTACCGAGCCTCAAGCGCGCCGTCGACGGCAAGGCCGAAGCCCTGTTCCTCGACAGCGTGCAAAAGGGCGCCAGCCTGGCCGAAGGGCTGCAGAAGGCGCTCGAGGACGCGTTGGCGCGCTTGCCCATCCCCAAGGTCATGACCTACCAGCTGGGTGACGGCTGGAGCAGCGTCAACTTCGTGCGCCCGGCGCATGGGCTGGTGGCGCTGCACGGCGCGGACGTGGTGCCGGTGTCGGTGCTCGGCCTGCAGTCCGGGCGCAACACCGAAGGCCACCGTTTCGAAGCCAGCGTCAGCCCGGTGGTGCTGGAGCACGCCGACCGCTATGCGGCCCAGCTCGAAACCGGCGGCGCGGTGATCGCGAGCTTCGCGGCGCGCCGGGGCGAGATCGAGCGGCAGCTCGCGGCGGCCGCCGAGGCGGTCGGCGGCGGCGTGCGGCCGATCGACGACGATGCGCTGCTCGACGAGGTGACGGCGCTGGTCGAGCGGCCCAACGTGCTGGTCGGCCAGTTCGAGCGCGAGTTCCTCGACGTGCCGCAGGAATGCCTGATCCTGACGATGAAGGCCAACCAGAAGTACTTCCCGCTGCTCGACGCCGCCGGCAAGCTGACCCACCGCTTCCTGCTGGTCAGCAACATCCGCCCGGACGATCCGTCGGCGGTGGTGGGCGGCAACGAGCGGGTGGTGCGCCCGCGGCTGGCCGACGCGAAGTTCTTCTACGACCAAGACCGCAAGAAAACGCTGGTCTCGCGCATCCCCGGCCTGGCCAAGGTGGTCTACCACGGCAAGCTGGGCACGCAAGGCGAGCGCGTCGACCGTGTCTCAGCGATTGCCCGCGCCATCGGCGAACGGCTCGGCGGCGAGGTGCTGGCGACGCGCGCCGAACAGGCGGCGATGCTGTCCAAGGCCGACCTGCTCACCGACATGGTGGGCGAGTTCCCCGAGCTGCAGGGCATCATGGGCGGCTATTACGCCCGCCACGACGGCCTCGACGACGAGGTGGCCGCGGCCATCGAAGACCACTACAAACCCCGCTTCGCCGGTGACGAACTGCCGCGCCACCAGATCGGCGTGGTGGTGGCGCTGGCCGACAAGCTGGAAACTTTGGTCGGCCTGTTCGGCATCGGCCAGCTACCCAGCGGCGACAAAGACCCGTTCGCGCTGCGCCGCCATGCGCTCGGCGTGATCCGTTTGCTGAGCGAAAAGCAGCTGCCGCTCGCGCTCGACGCGCTGCTGACGCTGGCCGTCCAGCCGTTCGGCGACAAGCTGACCCATCCCGTCGCGCCGCTGTCCGACTTCATCTATGAGCGGCTCAGCGGCAGCCTGCGCGAGCAGGGCTACACCGCCCAGGAAGTCGACGCCGTGCTGGCCCTGCGCCCGCCCCACCTGGCCGACGTGCCCAAGCGCCTGCAGGCGGTGCGCGCCTTCGCCTCGCTGCCCGAGGCCGCCAGTCTTGCGGCCGCCAACAAGCGGGTCGGCAACATCCTCAAGAAGGCCGACGCAGTGGTGGTGCCGCAGGTCGACACGAGTTTGCTGCGCGAGGCCGCCGAGGGCGCGCTGCACGAGGCCTTGCAAGGCGTGCGGCCGGCCGCCGATGCGGCCTTCGAGCGTGGCGACTACGCCACCTCGCTGCAGACGCTGGCCGCGCTCAAGACGCCGGTCGACGCCTTCTTCGACGACGTGATGGTGAACGCGGAGGACGCCGCACTGCGGGCCAATCGGCTCGGCCTGCTGGCACTGCTGCATGTGGCGATGAACCGCGTCGCCGACCTGTCCAAACTCGCCGTATAG
- the gmhB gene encoding D-glycero-beta-D-manno-heptose 1,7-bisphosphate 7-phosphatase gives MERAMKLVVLGRDGVINRFREEHVASPNEWEPLPGALEAVARLNHAGWHVVVATNQPGLGTGLLDMAGLNSVHQHMNQSLARHGGRVDAIFICPHTASDLCDCRKPAPGLLLKIGERFGVSLHEVVVVGDTVRDLQAAQAAGCEPHLVRSGRSGHLSADEAEALAAQVPGSLVHADLDAFTSYLVKRSRVRDGTGRAGYTDPK, from the coding sequence GTGGAACGCGCGATGAAGCTGGTGGTGTTGGGCCGCGACGGCGTCATCAACCGTTTCCGCGAGGAGCATGTGGCCTCGCCGAACGAATGGGAGCCGCTGCCCGGCGCGCTCGAAGCGGTGGCGCGCCTCAACCATGCCGGCTGGCATGTGGTGGTCGCCACCAACCAGCCCGGGCTGGGCACCGGCCTGCTGGACATGGCCGGCCTGAACTCGGTGCACCAGCACATGAACCAATCGCTGGCGCGCCATGGCGGCCGGGTCGACGCCATCTTCATCTGCCCCCACACCGCCAGCGACCTGTGCGACTGCCGCAAGCCGGCGCCGGGCCTGCTGCTGAAGATCGGCGAGCGCTTCGGCGTCAGCTTGCACGAGGTGGTGGTGGTGGGCGACACCGTGCGCGACTTGCAGGCGGCGCAGGCCGCGGGCTGCGAGCCGCACCTGGTGCGTAGCGGTCGAAGTGGCCACCTCAGCGCCGACGAGGCCGAGGCGCTGGCGGCGCAGGTGCCCGGCAGCCTGGTGCACGCGGATCTCGACGCCTTCACCTCCTATCTCGTCAAGCGCAGCCGTGTGCGCGACGGCACCGGCCGCGCCGGCTACACCGATCCGAAGTGA
- the lnt gene encoding apolipoprotein N-acyltransferase: MPLWAELLVVAAGGYGHAVSFSNTSLWWLQLLALAVLAWRVQRCPTAARAAACGWVFGTAWLVGATWWLYISMHDYGLLPAPLAAAAVLLLAAFLSLYLAAAMALYHRVAAASRLWSAPLFAAAWLLGELARGYLFTGFPWAASGYAHVDGPLATLAPWVGVYGIGFVAAWLAAALGGLTKASARPRAWAPLLSALGLCVAASGVNHGFTVPTGKLTVALLQGNVPQDEKFSQNGLAQALQWYADELEAATADLVITPETAIPLLPQQLPADYWQGRLQHFVKTETAALVGIPLGDFETGYTNSVLGLARARAEPYRYDKHHLVPFGEFIPLGFRWFVNLMNMPLGDFSRGSRNPPSFPVQGERVAPNICYEDLFGEELAVRFGQLEQAPTIFANISNIAWFGNTVAVYQHLQISRMRALEFQIPMLRATNTGATAIIDHTGRVTQELKPFTRGVLTGPVQGRTGLTPFARWASAAGLWPLLVLGLALLGAAFVWRRRAA, translated from the coding sequence ATGCCGCTGTGGGCCGAGCTGCTGGTCGTCGCGGCCGGCGGATACGGGCACGCTGTCTCCTTCAGCAACACCTCGCTCTGGTGGCTGCAGTTGCTCGCGCTGGCGGTGCTCGCCTGGCGCGTGCAGCGTTGCCCCACCGCGGCCCGCGCGGCGGCGTGCGGCTGGGTCTTCGGCACGGCCTGGCTGGTGGGTGCCACCTGGTGGCTCTACATCAGCATGCACGACTACGGCCTGCTGCCGGCCCCGCTCGCGGCGGCCGCGGTGCTGCTGCTGGCGGCCTTTCTGTCGCTCTACCTGGCCGCGGCGATGGCGCTGTACCACCGTGTGGCAGCGGCCTCCAGGCTTTGGTCGGCGCCGTTGTTTGCCGCCGCCTGGCTGCTCGGCGAGCTGGCGCGGGGTTATCTCTTCACCGGCTTCCCCTGGGCCGCCTCGGGCTACGCCCACGTGGACGGCCCGCTCGCGACGCTCGCGCCCTGGGTGGGTGTCTACGGCATCGGTTTCGTGGCCGCCTGGCTCGCGGCGGCGCTCGGCGGCCTGACGAAAGCAAGCGCTCGCCCGCGCGCCTGGGCGCCACTGCTCTCGGCGCTGGGCCTGTGTGTCGCGGCCTCTGGGGTCAACCACGGTTTCACCGTGCCGACCGGCAAGCTCACGGTCGCCCTGCTGCAAGGCAATGTGCCGCAGGACGAGAAGTTCTCGCAAAACGGGCTGGCGCAGGCGTTGCAGTGGTATGCCGACGAGCTGGAAGCCGCGACCGCCGATCTGGTCATCACCCCCGAAACCGCCATTCCCCTGCTGCCGCAACAGTTGCCGGCCGACTACTGGCAAGGGCGGCTGCAGCACTTCGTCAAGACCGAGACGGCGGCGCTGGTCGGCATTCCGCTGGGCGATTTCGAGACCGGCTACACCAACTCGGTGCTCGGGCTGGCCCGGGCCCGCGCGGAGCCCTACCGCTACGACAAGCACCACCTGGTGCCGTTCGGCGAATTCATCCCGCTCGGCTTCCGCTGGTTCGTCAACCTGATGAACATGCCGCTGGGCGACTTCAGCCGAGGCTCTCGCAACCCGCCGTCGTTTCCGGTCCAGGGCGAGCGGGTGGCGCCCAACATCTGCTACGAAGACCTGTTCGGCGAGGAACTGGCGGTGCGCTTCGGCCAACTGGAACAGGCGCCCACCATCTTCGCCAACATCAGCAACATCGCCTGGTTCGGCAACACCGTGGCGGTCTACCAGCATTTGCAGATCTCGCGTATGCGGGCGCTCGAGTTCCAGATTCCGATGCTGCGCGCCACCAACACCGGGGCCACCGCCATCATTGACCACACCGGGCGGGTCACCCAGGAGCTCAAGCCCTTCACGCGCGGGGTGCTGACCGGGCCGGTGCAGGGCCGCACCGGCCTGACGCCGTTTGCGCGCTGGGCCTCGGCGGCCGGCCTGTGGCCGCTGCTCGTGCTCGGGCTGGCGCTGCTCGGGGCGGCGTTCGTGTGGCGCCGGCGCGCCGCCTGA
- a CDS encoding M48 family metallopeptidase, with product MARRASDLQSPQLTLPFFTSEPPARRGGRKLPERASAEPLAPATTAAPVPAPPSGPPIFRHPRANREVLLGEHLIGYELKRAKRRSIGFVVSTEGLSVSAPRWVAGSEIESALHDKGSWILRKLAEQADRNKRLQQSRVEWCDGTSLPFLGETVIVVLDPRATGAVLNSDADALPGVPRLALHVGLPQHASPEQIRDAVQSWLQRQARRVFEERCAHFAERLGVRYQRLSLSSAQTRWGSASVDGSIRLNWRLIHFALPTIDYVVAHELAHLREMNHSPRFWDVVRSVMPDYEQVRGTLKETVLPVLD from the coding sequence ATGGCACGCAGGGCAAGCGATCTTCAATCTCCGCAGCTGACGCTGCCCTTCTTCACCAGCGAGCCGCCGGCACGCCGGGGAGGGCGCAAGCTGCCGGAGCGGGCCTCTGCCGAGCCGCTCGCACCAGCCACCACTGCAGCGCCTGTCCCGGCGCCGCCCTCCGGCCCGCCGATCTTCCGCCATCCTCGCGCCAACCGCGAGGTCCTGCTCGGCGAGCACCTGATCGGCTACGAACTCAAGCGTGCCAAGCGGCGCTCGATCGGCTTCGTCGTCAGCACCGAAGGCCTCAGCGTCAGCGCGCCGCGATGGGTGGCGGGCAGCGAGATCGAGTCGGCCCTGCACGACAAGGGCAGCTGGATTTTGCGCAAGCTGGCCGAGCAGGCCGACCGCAACAAGCGGCTGCAGCAGTCGCGCGTCGAATGGTGCGATGGCACGTCCTTGCCCTTTCTCGGCGAGACCGTGATCGTGGTGCTCGACCCGCGCGCCACCGGCGCCGTGCTCAACAGCGATGCCGACGCCTTGCCGGGCGTGCCGCGTCTGGCCCTGCATGTCGGGCTGCCTCAGCACGCCAGCCCGGAGCAGATCCGCGACGCGGTGCAGAGCTGGCTGCAGCGCCAGGCGCGCCGGGTGTTCGAAGAACGCTGCGCGCACTTCGCCGAGCGGCTGGGCGTGCGGTATCAGCGGCTGTCCTTGTCGTCGGCACAAACGCGCTGGGGCAGCGCGTCGGTCGACGGCTCGATCCGGCTCAACTGGCGCTTGATCCACTTCGCCTTGCCGACCATCGACTACGTGGTCGCGCACGAACTGGCCCATCTGCGCGAGATGAACCACAGCCCGCGCTTCTGGGACGTGGTCCGTTCGGTGATGCCCGACTACGAGCAGGTGCGCGGCACGTTGAAAGAGACGGTCCTGCCCGTGCTCGACTAG
- a CDS encoding DJ-1/PfpI family protein, producing the protein MTLQIGLFLFDEVEVLDFAGPFEVFSTATRVHLRQHPGTEPPFEVHTVARDTRPVLARAGLAVQARHTLATAPAFDVLLVPGGVVDAELQRADVIDWIAQRSRTAQLVASVCTGAFLLARAGVLAGRTVTTHWEDVAALREELGAAQVVDDVRYVDHGSLVTSAGISAGLDMSLHLVARLASPGLARATARQMDYAWEETR; encoded by the coding sequence ATGACCCTCCAGATCGGTTTGTTCCTCTTCGACGAGGTCGAAGTGCTCGATTTCGCCGGCCCCTTCGAGGTCTTCTCGACCGCGACACGTGTGCACCTGCGTCAGCACCCCGGCACCGAGCCGCCGTTCGAAGTGCACACCGTTGCGCGCGACACGCGGCCCGTTCTGGCCCGCGCTGGCCTGGCGGTGCAGGCCCGTCACACCCTCGCCACCGCGCCGGCGTTCGACGTGCTGCTGGTGCCCGGTGGTGTCGTCGATGCCGAGTTGCAGCGTGCCGACGTGATCGACTGGATCGCGCAACGCAGCCGCACGGCGCAGCTGGTCGCCTCGGTGTGCACCGGCGCGTTCTTGCTGGCGAGGGCCGGCGTGCTGGCGGGTCGTACCGTGACGACGCACTGGGAAGACGTGGCGGCGCTGCGCGAGGAGCTGGGCGCGGCGCAGGTGGTCGATGACGTGCGTTATGTCGATCACGGTTCGCTGGTGACGTCGGCCGGCATTTCGGCCGGGCTGGACATGAGTTTGCACCTCGTCGCCCGGCTGGCCTCGCCCGGGTTGGCCCGCGCCACGGCGCGCCAGATGGACTACGCCTGGGAGGAGACCCGATGA
- a CDS encoding DMT family transporter: protein MSAVLTAPPASTALWTLYARLVAVPAIWGGTFIAGRILALQMPPATASLMRYLVACVALLLGAWWLEGGLPRLTRRQVVVTFALGATGIYTYNLFFLGALAHLPASRTSLIIALNPAVTIAAAALLLHERLSARRWCGVALALAGVWIVVSRGDVTAALGQSVGRGEWLMFGGVCSWAAYTLIGRVALKGLTPLAATTYASLWGTLLLATTAGFEWPQLRAEMFNLDVALAAGYLGVFGTALAFVWYSQGVQRLGAARTVVFNNLVPVFGAALGFALLGEPLLPSMLVGGAVAVAGVMLASRA from the coding sequence ATGAGTGCCGTGCTCACCGCTCCCCCCGCCTCCACCGCCCTCTGGACGCTCTACGCCCGGCTGGTCGCCGTGCCGGCGATCTGGGGCGGCACCTTCATCGCCGGCCGCATCCTCGCACTGCAAATGCCGCCGGCCACCGCCTCGCTGATGCGCTACCTGGTGGCCTGCGTGGCGCTGCTGCTCGGCGCCTGGTGGCTGGAAGGCGGGCTGCCACGGCTGACGCGCCGGCAGGTCGTGGTCACCTTCGCGCTCGGCGCCACGGGCATCTACACCTACAACCTGTTTTTCCTCGGCGCGCTCGCCCACCTGCCCGCCAGCCGCACCTCGCTGATCATCGCGCTCAACCCGGCGGTGACCATCGCCGCGGCGGCCTTGCTGCTGCACGAGCGATTGTCGGCACGCCGCTGGTGCGGTGTCGCCTTGGCGCTGGCGGGGGTGTGGATCGTGGTGTCGCGCGGCGACGTGACGGCCGCGCTCGGCCAGTCGGTGGGCCGGGGCGAGTGGCTGATGTTCGGGGGGGTGTGCAGCTGGGCCGCCTACACGCTGATCGGCCGCGTCGCGCTGAAGGGGCTGACGCCGTTGGCCGCCACCACCTACGCGTCCTTGTGGGGCACCTTGCTGTTGGCCACGACCGCAGGCTTCGAGTGGCCGCAACTGCGGGCCGAGATGTTCAACCTCGACGTGGCGCTGGCCGCCGGCTATCTCGGCGTGTTCGGCACCGCGCTGGCCTTCGTCTGGTATTCGCAAGGTGTGCAGCGGCTAGGCGCCGCCCGCACGGTGGTGTTCAACAACCTCGTGCCGGTGTTCGGCGCGGCCCTCGGCTTCGCGCTGCTGGGTGAGCCGCTGCTGCCCAGCATGCTGGTCGGCGGTGCCGTCGCGGTGGCGGGGGTGATGCTGGCCTCGCGCGCCTAG
- a CDS encoding HlyC/CorC family transporter, which produces MSDPHPSRSHRPGDKRSLFERLVEFISPGPDSKDELIETLADAEDRELIEPESRLMLEGVLRMADMTAGDVMVAAPRMDLLDIDAPYEELLAIVIDTAHSRFPVYEDQRDNIIGILMAKDLLKLQRAPELNLRTLLRPAVFVPESKRLNELLRDFRSNRNHLALVIDEFGKTAGLITIEDVLEEIVGEIEDEFDDDDAPIGIYTLADGSHRVAGDADIEAVNTFFGVDLPEDDFDTIGGLIAHELGHVPRRGEVVENGGLRFSVMFTRAGAVRWFKVTRAAPPPPSADH; this is translated from the coding sequence GTGTCCGACCCCCACCCGAGTCGTTCGCACCGCCCCGGCGACAAGCGCAGCCTTTTCGAACGCCTGGTCGAATTCATCTCTCCCGGGCCCGACTCGAAAGACGAACTGATCGAAACGCTGGCCGACGCGGAAGACCGCGAGCTGATCGAGCCGGAATCCCGGCTGATGCTCGAAGGGGTGCTGCGCATGGCCGACATGACCGCCGGCGACGTGATGGTCGCCGCCCCGCGCATGGACCTGCTCGACATCGATGCCCCCTACGAGGAACTGCTGGCCATCGTGATCGACACGGCTCACTCGAGGTTTCCGGTCTATGAAGACCAGCGCGACAACATCATCGGCATCCTGATGGCGAAGGACTTGTTGAAGCTGCAGCGTGCCCCCGAGTTGAACCTGCGGACGCTGCTGCGTCCAGCAGTTTTCGTGCCCGAATCCAAACGCCTGAACGAGTTGCTGCGCGATTTCCGCTCCAACCGCAATCATCTCGCCCTCGTGATCGATGAATTCGGCAAGACGGCCGGCCTGATCACCATCGAGGACGTGCTCGAGGAAATCGTCGGCGAGATCGAGGACGAATTCGATGACGACGACGCCCCGATCGGCATCTACACGCTGGCCGACGGCAGTCACCGCGTCGCCGGCGATGCCGACATCGAAGCCGTCAACACGTTCTTCGGGGTCGACCTGCCCGAAGACGATTTCGACACCATCGGCGGCCTGATCGCCCACGAGCTGGGCCATGTGCCGCGGCGCGGCGAGGTGGTCGAAAACGGCGGCCTGCGCTTCTCGGTCATGTTCACCCGGGCTGGCGCCGTGCGCTGGTTCAAGGTGACGCGGGCGGCGCCCCCACCGCCGTCGGCAGACCACTGA
- the glyQ gene encoding glycine--tRNA ligase subunit alpha has protein sequence MLTFQQIILRLQEYWDRQGCALLQPYDMEVGAGTSHTATFLRAIGPEPWRAAYVQPSRRPKDGRYGENPNRLQHYYQYQVVLKPAPANILELYLGSLQALGFDLKQNDIRFVEDDWENPTLGAWGLGWEVWLNGMEVTQFTYFQQVGGIDCKPLTGEITYGLERLAMYLQGVENVYDLKWTEGLSYGDVYHQNEVEQSTYNFEHSDVDFLLGAFGAYEKQAQHLMQQQLALPAYEQVLKAAHTFNLLDARGAISVTERAAYIGRIRNLARSVAQSYYDSRERLGFPMAPREWVAQLPAKKAD, from the coding sequence ATGCTGACTTTCCAGCAAATCATCCTGCGCCTGCAGGAGTACTGGGACCGCCAAGGCTGCGCCTTGCTGCAGCCCTACGACATGGAAGTGGGCGCCGGCACCAGCCACACCGCCACCTTCTTGCGCGCCATCGGCCCGGAGCCGTGGCGGGCCGCCTATGTGCAGCCGAGCCGCCGGCCCAAGGACGGGCGCTACGGCGAGAACCCGAACCGGCTGCAACACTATTACCAGTACCAGGTGGTGTTGAAGCCGGCGCCGGCCAACATCCTCGAGCTGTACCTCGGCTCGCTGCAGGCGCTCGGTTTCGACCTCAAGCAAAACGACATCCGCTTCGTCGAAGACGACTGGGAAAACCCGACGCTGGGCGCCTGGGGCCTGGGCTGGGAGGTCTGGCTCAACGGCATGGAGGTGACCCAGTTCACCTACTTCCAGCAGGTCGGCGGCATCGACTGCAAACCCCTGACGGGCGAGATCACCTACGGTCTGGAACGCCTGGCGATGTATTTGCAGGGTGTCGAGAACGTCTACGACCTGAAGTGGACCGAAGGCCTGAGCTACGGTGACGTCTACCACCAGAACGAGGTCGAGCAATCGACCTACAACTTCGAGCACAGCGACGTCGACTTCCTGCTGGGCGCCTTCGGCGCCTACGAAAAGCAGGCCCAGCACCTGATGCAGCAGCAGCTCGCGCTGCCGGCCTACGAACAGGTGCTGAAAGCCGCACACACCTTCAACCTGCTCGACGCCCGCGGTGCCATCAGCGTGACCGAGCGGGCCGCCTACATCGGCCGCATCCGCAACCTGGCGCGCAGCGTGGCGCAGAGCTACTACGACAGCCGCGAACGGCTGGGTTTCCCGATGGCGCCGCGCGAGTGGGTCGCGCAACTGCCGGCGAAGAAGGCAGACTGA
- a CDS encoding lysophospholipid acyltransferase family protein produces MSLLRSLLYALWLTVTVIPWALAVLLVSIFRRGNPLYWMCAGWLGVAIYGARWICGIRWRVQGMEHLPDGPAILLSKHQSAWETFAFPVLMPRPLSYVFKRELLYVPFFGWAIGRLDMVHIDRSKRAEAWNKVADQGRRFLDQGNWVIMFPEGTRIARGQQGSYKSGGTRLAITVGVPVVPIAVTSARCWPKRMLLKRPGVVDVSIGRPIATVGRTADDVMREVETWIETEMRRLDPEAYAQPVPPAAAASVQPPR; encoded by the coding sequence CTGTCTTTGCTGCGTTCCCTGCTCTATGCCCTGTGGCTGACCGTGACCGTGATCCCCTGGGCCCTGGCCGTGCTGCTGGTGTCGATTTTCCGCCGTGGCAACCCGCTCTACTGGATGTGTGCCGGCTGGCTCGGCGTGGCCATCTACGGCGCGCGCTGGATCTGCGGCATCCGTTGGCGCGTGCAGGGCATGGAGCACCTGCCCGACGGGCCTGCCATCCTGCTGTCCAAGCACCAATCGGCGTGGGAGACGTTTGCCTTCCCGGTCCTGATGCCGCGACCGCTGAGCTATGTGTTCAAGCGCGAACTGCTCTACGTGCCCTTCTTCGGCTGGGCCATCGGCCGGCTCGACATGGTGCATATCGACCGCAGCAAGCGGGCCGAGGCCTGGAACAAGGTGGCCGACCAGGGCCGCCGGTTCCTGGACCAAGGCAACTGGGTGATCATGTTCCCCGAGGGCACGCGCATCGCACGCGGCCAACAAGGCAGCTACAAGAGTGGCGGCACCCGGCTGGCCATCACGGTGGGTGTGCCGGTGGTGCCGATCGCCGTGACCTCGGCGCGTTGCTGGCCCAAGCGCATGCTGCTCAAGCGCCCCGGCGTGGTCGACGTGTCGATCGGCCGGCCCATCGCCACGGTGGGACGAACGGCCGATGACGTGATGCGTGAAGTCGAGACCTGGATCGAAACCGAGATGCGCCGGCTCGATCCCGAGGCCTATGCGCAACCGGTCCCCCCAGCGGCCGCGGCCAGCGTCCAGCCGCCACGTTGA